The Fortiea contorta PCC 7126 genome has a segment encoding these proteins:
- a CDS encoding PstS family phosphate ABC transporter substrate-binding protein codes for MSSQNKTNEIGVLLLTLGITLGLVSALFWWLAKNPNVIDGFTNNQSRPATQVSNDSSTQVTDVPSGLFSYGGSTTWAPIRKEVDSELQKLWPKFQLRYTDPTTGAPGSGTGIKMLLNNQLVFSQSSRAIKDEEYQKAQQRGFALKEIPVAIDGIAVAVHPDLKITGLTLAQLKDIYTGKITNWEQVNGPNLPITAYSRRLEDGGTIEFFHENILEKEKFGDNVKFIPTTTLALREVAKDTGGIYYASAPEVVGQCTVKPLPLGRKSEQLIPPYQEPFVSLQSCPSQRNQLNTTAFQTGDYPITRRLFVVVKQNGQIDQQAGESYANFLLTEQGQKLITQAGFVRIR; via the coding sequence ATGTCGTCACAAAATAAAACCAATGAAATTGGGGTTTTGTTGTTAACTTTGGGGATTACACTAGGCTTAGTCAGCGCCTTATTTTGGTGGCTAGCCAAAAACCCCAATGTGATTGATGGTTTTACTAACAATCAATCTCGCCCAGCTACACAAGTAAGCAACGACTCCTCTACCCAAGTCACTGACGTTCCCTCAGGATTATTTAGTTACGGGGGTAGCACAACTTGGGCACCAATTCGCAAAGAAGTAGATTCAGAGCTTCAAAAGCTGTGGCCCAAGTTTCAATTACGTTACACAGATCCCACCACAGGTGCTCCAGGTTCTGGTACTGGAATCAAGATGTTATTGAATAACCAGTTAGTTTTTTCTCAGTCATCCCGCGCCATCAAAGATGAGGAATACCAGAAAGCCCAGCAGCGGGGTTTTGCGCTCAAAGAGATACCCGTAGCGATTGATGGAATAGCAGTAGCAGTACATCCGGATCTCAAAATTACCGGTCTAACCCTCGCCCAACTTAAAGACATCTACACAGGTAAAATAACCAACTGGGAACAAGTAAATGGCCCCAATCTGCCCATCACAGCCTACTCTCGGCGTCTAGAAGATGGCGGAACAATCGAATTTTTTCATGAAAACATCTTGGAGAAAGAAAAGTTTGGCGACAATGTAAAATTTATTCCCACCACAACTCTAGCCTTGAGAGAAGTAGCAAAGGATACAGGGGGAATATACTACGCTTCAGCCCCAGAGGTAGTTGGACAATGTACCGTTAAGCCCTTACCCCTGGGGCGTAAATCCGAACAACTGATTCCCCCTTATCAAGAACCTTTTGTTTCTCTGCAAAGTTGTCCATCGCAGCGCAACCAACTAAATACTACTGCATTCCAGACTGGTGATTACCCCATTACAAGGCGGTTATTTGTTGTTGTCAAACAAAATGGACAAATCGACCAACAAGCTGGAGAAAGCTACGCTAATTTCTTGCTGACAGAGCAAGGGCAGAAATTAATCACCCAAGCCGGATTTGTGAGAATTCGCTAA
- a CDS encoding extracellular solute-binding protein, with translation MERRSFLLGAGTLALSQLLVGCGGQNQTQFDVRLLKGSIPGQVVNQFHKSLQQGVQLKFAPVEQIQDLFKQLQSWEQKSKAKDEEDWRRFIPFGQGQNSPAANLVTLGDYWLKAAIEQKLIQPLEATQIKQWSALDERWQKLVTRNDQGNLDLQGKVWAAPYRWGSTVIVYNRDKFRELGWTPNDWGDLWREEVRSRISLLNQPREVIGLTLKKLGKSYNTENLDQVPELENELKKLNQQVKFYSSNNYLEPLIIGDTWLTVGWSDDVVPVLGRYPQLVAVIPQSGTAMWADMWVRPNVSQATLSYQWIDFCWQPNIAKQISLLTKSNSPISTNIVASDIQEQLRNLLLNNREVFDKSEFLLPLSPSAVKQYESLFTKIKA, from the coding sequence ATGGAGCGACGGTCTTTTTTGCTTGGTGCGGGTACGTTGGCGCTTTCGCAACTACTCGTCGGGTGTGGTGGTCAAAACCAGACGCAGTTTGATGTCCGCTTATTAAAAGGTTCTATTCCTGGTCAGGTCGTGAATCAGTTTCACAAAAGTTTGCAGCAAGGGGTGCAGTTAAAGTTTGCACCTGTGGAGCAAATACAGGATTTATTTAAGCAGTTGCAAAGTTGGGAGCAGAAGTCGAAAGCTAAGGATGAAGAGGACTGGAGGCGTTTTATACCGTTTGGACAAGGACAAAACTCACCTGCGGCTAATTTGGTGACTTTGGGGGATTATTGGCTGAAAGCGGCGATTGAGCAGAAATTGATTCAACCACTGGAAGCGACGCAAATAAAACAGTGGTCTGCTTTGGATGAAAGATGGCAAAAATTAGTCACGCGCAACGACCAAGGGAATTTAGATTTGCAAGGTAAGGTTTGGGCTGCTCCTTATCGTTGGGGTAGTACGGTCATTGTTTATAATCGGGACAAATTTAGGGAATTGGGTTGGACGCCGAACGATTGGGGTGATTTGTGGCGTGAAGAAGTGCGATCGCGCATTTCTCTGCTCAATCAACCACGAGAGGTGATAGGATTAACTCTCAAGAAGCTTGGCAAGTCTTACAATACAGAAAATCTTGACCAAGTACCAGAGTTGGAAAATGAACTCAAAAAATTAAACCAACAGGTGAAGTTCTACAGTTCCAATAATTATTTAGAACCTTTAATCATCGGAGATACTTGGTTAACTGTTGGCTGGTCTGATGATGTAGTCCCGGTTTTGGGACGTTATCCGCAATTAGTTGCAGTTATTCCGCAGTCGGGAACAGCGATGTGGGCGGATATGTGGGTGCGACCTAATGTTAGCCAAGCTACTTTATCATACCAATGGATTGATTTTTGTTGGCAACCAAATATTGCTAAACAAATTTCTCTGTTAACTAAAAGTAATTCACCAATTTCTACAAATATTGTTGCATCCGATATTCAAGAACAATTAAGGAATCTGTTGTTGAATAATCGTGAAGTTTTTGATAAAAGTGAATTTTTATTGCCGTTATCCCCCTCAGCAGTCAAGCAGTATGAGTCTTTGTTTACCAAAATTAAGGCTTGA
- the polA gene encoding DNA polymerase I, protein MPQTSSSPTTTPPTFILVDGHSLAFRSYFAFAKGKDGGLRTKTGIPTSVCFGFIKSLLEVMATEQPQAMAVAFDLGLPTFRHEADDTYKADRPGTPEDFVPDLKNLHELLAGFNLPVFTAPGYEADDVLGTLAQKATAAGYGVKILTGDRDLFQLIDIDKRITVLNFSPDAWKRSTTSITEFGPEQVEGKLGVLPSQVIDFKALCGDKSDNIPGVKGIGEKTAVQLLKTYGSLDKIYAALDEIKGATQKKLVEGKEDAEKSRYLATIVLDVSLEVDLEACKLTGFDRDILTPILEKLEFNRFLGKIDELQQRFGGQIEATPAVKSEEQLDTNEDNDLWFFSAADTAAVQKQAVSPIQPRIINTETELSELIQLLRKFTHSETPVAWDTETTDLEPRNATLVGIGCCWGTESDEMAYIPLNHKTGENLNQNLVLEALRPILESADYPKALQNAKFDRLVFRCQGINLLGVVFDTMLASYILNPDASHNLSDLARRYLGLMAKSYLELVPKGKTIADIDIPAVADYCGMDVYSTFGLVKKLREELEKFPSLSKLLVEVEQPLEAVLAEIEYTGVRINSAYLQELSKQLETDLAKWEQTATKIAGEKFNLGSPKQLSQILFEKLGLSTKYSRKIQTGYSTDAATLEKLQEVDNTGFVEAITEYRTLSKLKSTYVDALPMLVHPDTQRVHTDFNQAATSTGRLSSSNPNLQNIPIRTAFSRQIRKAFLPESGWLMVAADYSQIELRILAHLSQEPILVQAYQQNDDIHTVTAKLIFEKEDITSDERRAAKTINFGVIYGMGSLKFSRSTGIDKAVANEFIKRFNQRYPQVFAYLEGVKKQAIAQGYVETILGRRRYFEFTSNSLRSFKGNNPDAIDLSKLKNLGAYDAGLLRSAANAPIQGSSADIIKIAMVRLHEVLQKYQARLLLQVHDELVFEVPPQEWEELQPQIKSVMENAVQLSVPLVVDVRAGENWMETK, encoded by the coding sequence ATGCCTCAAACTTCATCTTCTCCAACCACAACACCCCCCACGTTCATCCTCGTCGATGGACACTCATTGGCTTTTCGGTCGTACTTCGCTTTCGCCAAAGGTAAAGACGGTGGATTGCGGACAAAGACTGGTATTCCCACAAGTGTGTGTTTTGGCTTTATCAAGTCTCTGCTGGAAGTAATGGCTACAGAGCAACCGCAAGCAATGGCTGTGGCTTTTGATTTGGGCTTACCTACTTTCCGCCATGAAGCTGATGATACATACAAAGCCGACCGCCCAGGAACACCAGAAGATTTTGTTCCCGACTTAAAGAATTTGCACGAGTTACTCGCAGGTTTTAATTTACCAGTTTTCACTGCCCCTGGTTACGAGGCAGATGATGTGCTGGGGACGTTAGCACAAAAAGCTACTGCGGCTGGGTATGGTGTAAAAATTTTGACAGGCGATCGCGATTTATTTCAATTGATCGATATTGATAAACGAATTACCGTTCTGAATTTTAGTCCAGATGCTTGGAAGCGCTCTACAACCAGCATCACAGAATTTGGACCGGAACAAGTTGAAGGGAAACTAGGGGTTTTACCTTCACAAGTTATAGATTTTAAAGCTCTGTGTGGTGATAAATCAGATAATATTCCTGGGGTGAAGGGAATTGGTGAAAAAACAGCAGTGCAGCTACTCAAAACTTATGGTTCTCTTGACAAAATTTATGCTGCATTAGATGAAATTAAAGGTGCGACACAGAAAAAACTGGTTGAAGGTAAAGAAGATGCTGAGAAGTCTCGTTATTTAGCAACTATAGTTTTAGATGTTTCTCTAGAAGTTGATTTAGAAGCTTGCAAATTAACAGGATTTGATCGAGACATTCTGACACCAATTTTAGAAAAATTAGAATTTAATCGTTTTTTGGGTAAAATTGACGAGTTGCAACAACGATTTGGTGGACAAATTGAAGCAACACCAGCAGTTAAATCAGAAGAACAATTAGACACAAATGAAGATAATGATTTGTGGTTTTTCAGTGCTGCTGATACAGCCGCTGTGCAAAAGCAAGCTGTTTCACCAATTCAACCACGCATTATCAATACGGAAACTGAACTCAGCGAGTTGATTCAGTTGTTACGGAAATTCACTCATTCAGAAACACCTGTTGCTTGGGATACGGAAACTACAGATTTAGAACCCAGAAACGCTACTTTAGTTGGGATTGGTTGCTGTTGGGGGACAGAATCTGATGAAATGGCTTACATTCCTCTTAATCATAAAACTGGAGAAAATTTAAATCAAAATTTGGTGCTAGAAGCTTTACGTCCAATTCTGGAAAGTGCTGATTATCCTAAAGCTTTGCAGAATGCTAAGTTTGATCGTTTAGTGTTCCGCTGTCAAGGAATTAACTTACTAGGCGTGGTATTTGATACTATGTTGGCTAGTTATATTTTAAATCCAGATGCTAGTCATAACTTGAGTGATTTAGCACGGCGTTATCTGGGTTTGATGGCGAAAAGTTATTTAGAGTTAGTTCCTAAAGGTAAGACTATTGCTGATATAGATATTCCGGCTGTAGCGGATTACTGCGGAATGGATGTTTATTCTACATTTGGTTTGGTAAAAAAATTGCGTGAGGAATTGGAGAAATTTCCTAGTTTATCTAAATTATTGGTTGAGGTGGAACAGCCACTAGAAGCAGTTTTAGCGGAAATCGAATATACGGGTGTCCGGATTAATTCGGCTTATCTGCAAGAGCTTTCAAAACAGCTAGAAACAGATTTGGCTAAGTGGGAACAAACAGCAACAAAAATAGCTGGGGAAAAATTTAATTTGGGTTCTCCCAAACAATTGAGTCAAATATTGTTTGAAAAATTGGGTTTAAGTACTAAATATTCCCGGAAAATTCAAACTGGTTACTCTACAGATGCAGCGACGTTAGAAAAACTTCAAGAAGTAGATAATACTGGATTTGTTGAGGCGATTACTGAGTACCGAACTTTATCTAAGTTGAAGTCTACCTATGTGGATGCATTACCAATGTTGGTGCATCCAGATACTCAACGGGTGCATACTGATTTTAATCAAGCAGCAACATCAACGGGTAGGTTATCTTCTTCTAATCCTAATTTACAGAATATCCCAATTCGTACTGCTTTCAGTCGGCAAATTCGTAAGGCTTTTTTACCTGAATCAGGTTGGTTAATGGTGGCTGCTGATTATTCGCAAATTGAGTTGCGGATTTTGGCTCATTTGAGTCAAGAGCCGATTTTGGTGCAAGCGTATCAGCAAAATGATGACATTCATACTGTGACGGCAAAGTTAATTTTTGAAAAAGAAGATATTACTTCAGATGAAAGAAGAGCGGCAAAAACGATTAATTTTGGTGTAATTTATGGGATGGGTTCGCTGAAGTTTTCGCGTTCAACAGGAATAGATAAAGCTGTTGCTAATGAGTTTATTAAGCGATTTAATCAACGTTATCCTCAAGTTTTTGCGTATTTGGAAGGAGTAAAAAAACAAGCGATCGCTCAAGGTTATGTAGAAACTATTCTTGGACGTCGGCGTTATTTTGAGTTTACTAGCAACAGTTTACGCTCTTTTAAAGGTAACAACCCAGATGCAATTGATTTGAGTAAATTGAAAAATTTGGGGGCTTATGATGCGGGTTTATTACGCTCTGCTGCTAATGCACCAATTCAAGGTTCTAGTGCGGATATTATTAAAATTGCTATGGTAAGATTGCATGAGGTTTTGCAGAAATATCAGGCACGGTTGTTATTACAAGTTCATGATGAATTAGTGTTTGAAGTTCCACCCCAAGAGTGGGAAGAATTACAACCACAGATTAAATCTGTTATGGAAAATGCTGTGCAGTTGAGTGTACCGTTGGTGGTGGATGTGCGTGCGGGTGAAAATTGGATGGAGACGAAGTAA
- a CDS encoding LEVG family PEP-CTERM protein: MLTLKSFSKVIAASTIGLSVLSATSAAHAVNLVPQQEGEIKLTNLACLSETNPKCIDTSLGAIGYKVTSLNYDSKFSVSRLFSDKRGTANDYSAFGIKFSADDEGTNPNAFQEYWLRPVAYEAATEKIGAPRTTSSKRSNLIAPPGAVVGTVTATLPSTTETTTSSNGTKTITTTSSETITVTSLKNSKLVQEITTKKTTQATTITPGKAVENGRLEVGRFQFDFNKPLAGLEFSFFDVEESNYTGILSYVNGLGKTISIKELLTGGKDGNRQSLMLKDVQSFIVQLGNPGKKYGNSNSKFSTGDGANLQLETVPEPGAVAGLSALAVLGMMSKRQRRNKAA; this comes from the coding sequence ATGTTGACATTGAAATCTTTTTCCAAAGTTATCGCTGCATCTACCATAGGTTTGAGTGTTTTGTCTGCTACTTCTGCTGCTCATGCTGTTAATTTAGTTCCTCAACAAGAAGGAGAAATTAAACTCACTAATTTGGCATGTTTAAGTGAGACAAATCCCAAATGTATCGATACAAGCTTAGGTGCAATTGGTTATAAAGTAACCAGCTTGAATTATGATTCCAAATTTTCTGTCAGCCGCTTATTTTCAGACAAACGAGGTACAGCTAACGACTACTCTGCATTTGGAATTAAGTTTTCTGCTGATGACGAAGGTACCAATCCTAATGCTTTCCAGGAATATTGGCTACGTCCAGTAGCTTATGAAGCGGCTACAGAAAAAATCGGCGCACCGAGAACAACTTCTTCAAAAAGGAGTAACCTTATTGCTCCTCCAGGAGCGGTTGTTGGCACTGTAACTGCTACACTGCCTTCTACAACAGAAACAACTACAAGCTCTAACGGTACAAAAACAATCACAACAACCAGCAGCGAGACGATAACAGTTACCAGCTTGAAAAATTCCAAACTAGTACAAGAGATTACTACCAAAAAGACTACTCAGGCAACAACAATTACTCCAGGGAAAGCTGTTGAGAATGGTCGCTTGGAAGTTGGGAGATTCCAATTTGATTTTAATAAACCTTTAGCTGGTTTAGAGTTTAGTTTTTTTGATGTGGAAGAATCAAATTACACAGGTATTTTGAGCTATGTAAATGGTCTTGGAAAAACCATATCAATTAAAGAACTCCTAACTGGAGGAAAAGACGGAAATCGGCAGTCATTAATGCTGAAAGATGTGCAATCTTTTATAGTGCAATTGGGGAATCCTGGAAAAAAATATGGTAATAGCAATAGTAAGTTTAGCACTGGTGATGGTGCAAATTTGCAACTGGAAACAGTACCTGAACCGGGAGCTGTAGCCGGGTTGAGTGCTTTGGCTGTGTTAGGTATGATGAGCAAACGTCAACGCAGAAATAAAGCTGCATAA
- a CDS encoding DALR anticodon-binding domain-containing protein produces the protein MTENQDIWNTGLFYQDYVHHKLQVSKYTAIKQLISSYLQETLSIYTTTEKSGRTNNSKIPLHKGRDDKKILYISGMALWLSKSQNQQPMEIANAIASRLLATCGDVFSVKIVPPGWIHFQLTDFALATWLQNVAVGNRGGEDERKNIFNRKSTADDGADLFSVQYAHARCCSLLLLAHRERLIKLQEPLPTTSPSVWHVIFPNPIPWLNSDLKLHLNHAAETRLISRLVEVVDDLVESKAAEILVNWKKTAQDLSQAFENFWRNCRIWGEVRITSPELAQARLGLVMATQSVLKFLLEEKLGLFACWEL, from the coding sequence ATGACAGAAAATCAAGATATTTGGAACACGGGCTTATTTTACCAAGATTACGTACATCATAAGTTACAAGTTAGCAAATACACAGCAATTAAACAGCTAATAAGCAGCTATTTGCAAGAAACTTTGAGTATTTATACCACCACTGAGAAGAGTGGACGCACAAACAATTCAAAAATTCCTCTACATAAAGGTAGAGATGATAAAAAAATTTTATATATCTCAGGTATGGCTTTGTGGCTGTCAAAATCTCAGAATCAACAACCGATGGAGATAGCTAATGCGATCGCTTCCCGCCTGTTAGCAACCTGCGGCGACGTTTTCAGCGTTAAAATAGTTCCTCCCGGTTGGATTCATTTCCAATTAACTGACTTTGCACTAGCGACTTGGTTACAAAATGTTGCAGTTGGTAATCGAGGGGGGGAGGACGAAAGAAAAAACATCTTTAATCGCAAATCCACAGCCGATGATGGCGCTGATCTATTTTCTGTTCAATACGCTCATGCGCGCTGTTGTTCGCTGCTGTTGCTGGCTCATAGAGAAAGATTGATTAAGCTTCAAGAGCCCCTACCGACTACTAGTCCATCTGTTTGGCATGTCATTTTCCCCAACCCCATACCCTGGCTTAATTCTGATCTGAAACTTCACCTCAACCACGCAGCAGAAACTCGCTTGATTAGTCGTTTAGTAGAAGTAGTAGACGATTTAGTTGAAAGCAAGGCTGCGGAGATTTTGGTTAATTGGAAAAAAACAGCTCAAGATTTAAGCCAAGCTTTTGAAAATTTCTGGCGTAATTGTCGGATTTGGGGTGAAGTGAGAATTACTTCACCAGAGTTAGCACAAGCTAGGCTGGGACTGGTGATGGCTACTCAGTCTGTTTTAAAATTTTTGCTGGAAGAGAAGCTGGGACTTTTTGCTTGTTGGGAATTATAA
- a CDS encoding class I SAM-dependent methyltransferase → MTNISSPNIWDTSLYQDKHAFVWQYGEELLQLLNPQRGELILDLGCGTGQLTEKIAQTGAEVIGIDSAPAMIEKARQNYPHLRFDVADATNFQIEQTLDAVFSNAVLHWVKEAEKAIACIHQALKPGGRFVAEFGGKGNVQAIAQALTSAIEAIAPSPTLNPWYFPSIAEYATLLEHQGFDVIYAVLFPRPTPLADGDAGMANWIQMFASAFLAELSVDQQIQLIHNVENSLKPTLYQQGNWTADYRRIRIIALKT, encoded by the coding sequence ATGACTAATATTTCTTCACCCAATATTTGGGACACTTCTCTTTATCAAGATAAACACGCTTTCGTCTGGCAATATGGCGAAGAGTTACTACAATTACTCAACCCTCAACGAGGAGAATTAATTTTAGATCTCGGTTGCGGTACTGGACAACTCACAGAAAAAATTGCCCAAACTGGCGCTGAAGTAATCGGAATTGATAGCGCACCTGCAATGATTGAGAAAGCCAGACAAAACTATCCGCATCTGCGTTTTGATGTTGCTGATGCGACAAACTTTCAAATAGAACAGACATTAGACGCCGTGTTTTCCAACGCTGTCTTACATTGGGTGAAGGAAGCAGAAAAAGCGATCGCTTGCATACATCAAGCCCTCAAACCCGGAGGTCGTTTTGTGGCAGAATTTGGTGGTAAAGGGAATGTACAAGCGATCGCTCAAGCTTTAACTAGCGCTATAGAAGCGATCGCACCTTCCCCAACCCTGAATCCTTGGTATTTTCCCAGTATTGCAGAATACGCCACCCTCTTAGAACACCAAGGTTTTGATGTGATTTATGCTGTCTTATTTCCACGTCCCACCCCCCTAGCTGATGGCGACGCAGGTATGGCAAACTGGATTCAGATGTTCGCCAGCGCCTTCTTAGCAGAACTTTCTGTTGACCAACAAATACAACTCATCCACAACGTAGAAAATAGCCTCAAACCAACCTTATATCAACAAGGAAATTGGACAGCAGACTACCGCAGAATTCGTATCATTGCTCTCAAAACTTAG
- a CDS encoding Crp/Fnr family transcriptional regulator: MTSLSSAERSLLPMQSPSSFSEASRPFLTWQRILDWAQEHYRCRTFSKDERIPARPGLLYLVQRGAIRMVGTAQVSATASQLTSRRINRTPEEAFLGFVGAGQPFEIVAQSPFTLQAYAHVDQTAVLWMYWHDLDNWPHFRREVMDAFRYQHQRKLLWLSALGQRRTIDRLLGFLTLLIEEYGEPAMSETDPDVIRGYCLPFPLTHAQIGSAIGSTRVTVTRLMGKLRQRGLILTQGDNLICLPAESINRAS; the protein is encoded by the coding sequence ATGACGTCTTTGTCTTCAGCCGAACGCTCTTTGTTACCTATGCAATCTCCATCCTCCTTTTCAGAGGCATCACGGCCTTTCTTAACTTGGCAACGAATTCTTGATTGGGCTCAAGAACACTACCGCTGCCGCACCTTTAGCAAAGATGAACGCATTCCAGCCCGGCCTGGATTGCTGTATTTGGTGCAAAGGGGTGCGATCCGCATGGTAGGAACCGCCCAAGTTAGTGCTACAGCCAGTCAGCTCACGTCCCGCCGAATTAACAGAACCCCAGAAGAAGCTTTCTTGGGTTTCGTGGGAGCGGGACAGCCTTTTGAAATTGTTGCCCAGTCACCATTCACCCTCCAGGCTTACGCTCACGTTGACCAAACTGCGGTGTTATGGATGTACTGGCACGATTTAGATAACTGGCCTCACTTCCGCCGGGAAGTTATGGACGCTTTTAGATACCAGCACCAGCGTAAACTGCTCTGGCTAAGTGCTTTAGGACAACGGCGCACCATTGACCGACTCTTAGGATTCCTCACCTTGTTGATTGAGGAATATGGCGAGCCGGCAATGAGCGAAACCGATCCCGATGTGATTCGCGGCTATTGTTTGCCATTCCCCCTCACCCATGCCCAAATCGGTAGCGCTATTGGTTCGACTCGCGTCACCGTCACCCGCTTAATGGGCAAATTGCGCCAACGTGGCTTGATCCTCACCCAAGGGGATAATCTAATTTGCTTGCCAGCAGAATCGATTAATCGAGCCAGCTAA
- a CDS encoding PstS family phosphate ABC transporter substrate-binding protein, which yields MSQKNEIPILVLTLLVTVGLIGGGFWWFTRKSGIDLNKISAGNTKSPQTSSTQASGKTFASVENVPTGLFNYGGSTSWAPIRLAVDPAIEVARPEFRLRYVEPNNAVPGSGTGIQSLIDGQLTFTQSSRPVLDQELSRAQQRGFSLEQIPVAIDGLAVAVNPNLKIPGLTIEQLKSIYIGKINNWSQVGGPNLPVKAYSRRIADGGTVELFVQDILGSQPFGAQVEFVSTTTQALQKLATSPGGIYYASAPEVVPQCSIKSLPLGRTQGQYVAPYQEPFVLPSECPGKRNKLNIEAFQSGRYPITRNLFVVVKQTGQIEQQAGVAYANLLLSEQGQELINQAGFVKIR from the coding sequence ATGTCCCAAAAAAACGAAATACCTATTCTTGTTTTAACCTTGCTAGTCACAGTCGGGCTAATAGGTGGCGGCTTTTGGTGGTTTACCAGAAAATCTGGTATTGACTTAAATAAAATTAGCGCTGGTAATACAAAATCCCCGCAGACTTCATCAACACAAGCCAGCGGTAAAACTTTCGCTTCTGTGGAAAATGTGCCCACAGGATTATTTAATTATGGTGGCAGCACGTCTTGGGCACCGATTCGATTAGCAGTAGACCCAGCAATTGAAGTGGCGCGACCAGAATTTCGGCTGCGTTATGTAGAGCCTAACAATGCAGTTCCTGGTTCTGGTACTGGTATACAGTCATTAATCGACGGTCAACTAACTTTTACTCAGTCCTCTCGGCCAGTTCTAGACCAAGAACTCAGCCGCGCTCAACAGCGTGGATTTAGTCTCGAACAAATTCCTGTAGCAATTGATGGATTAGCAGTAGCAGTTAATCCCAACTTGAAGATCCCAGGTCTAACGATAGAGCAACTTAAATCTATTTATATTGGTAAAATTAATAACTGGAGTCAGGTAGGTGGCCCGAATCTGCCAGTTAAGGCTTATTCTCGCCGCATTGCTGATGGTGGGACGGTGGAATTGTTCGTCCAAGATATTTTGGGTAGTCAACCCTTCGGAGCGCAAGTAGAGTTCGTCTCCACAACCACCCAAGCCTTACAAAAATTAGCTACTAGTCCTGGGGGGATCTATTACGCTTCTGCTCCAGAGGTGGTTCCTCAATGTTCAATCAAGTCCTTGCCCTTGGGGCGGACGCAAGGACAATATGTTGCTCCATACCAAGAACCATTTGTCCTCCCGTCTGAATGTCCTGGTAAACGAAACAAATTGAACATTGAGGCTTTTCAATCGGGCCGCTACCCAATTACTCGCAATCTGTTTGTGGTGGTCAAACAGACTGGTCAAATTGAGCAGCAAGCAGGTGTTGCTTATGCCAACTTACTTTTGAGTGAGCAGGGACAGGAACTGATAAACCAAGCCGGGTTTGTCAAGATTCGCTGA